The genomic stretch CGCGCGAGGGCCAGGCCGTGGCTTGCCCGCTGCTACGGGGTCGCTCGCCAACGCGATCGGTCGCGCCAAAACAGCACTGGGGTCTCGGGCGTGCTTTCTCTCCGGCATTTCGGGCTCGCGCGTGGGTGCCGAACAATCTGGCGCGGCGTAATTTAGATTTATTGGTTTCCGGCGCGATGCTGCTCGACCGGATCGGGGCGGTGCCGCGGCGGCGTAGTTATGATTTATTGGTTTCGGCGGCCCCGCGTTAACCCCTCTTGTCACCCTTTACGCGCGCGAGGGCCAGGCCGTGGCTTGCCCGCTGCTACGGGGTCGCTCGCCAACGCGATCGGTCGCGCCAAAACAGCACTGGGGTCTCGGGCGTGCTTTCTCTCCGGCATTTCGGGCTCGCGCGTGGGTGCCGAACAATCTGGCGCGGCGTAAGCGAAAAACAAGGCGATTGCTAACCAATCGCCCTTGCTCAAGCTTAGTGAAGAGTCCGATTCCAAAGAACGTCTACGCGTCAGCAATTGGATTGTGCAAAGACTCTATAATTATGCAGTCAAGAAAACCGTCGAACTCTGACTTCTGACGGTCTTTCAACATGTAGTCGATCCAACCCGCGTTCGCACCGTCGCGGACAAGAATTCTGCCGTGACCCCACTCGACCTTCGCCCAACACTCGCGGATCATTTTTTCAAGGGTAATGGCATCGAAGTGTGAGGGCAATTCAATTGCACAATGAATATGCCATCGACCTGACGCGCCGCACTCCCATGGACGTAACGCGCGGGCGCGGACCTCGCCTTTTTCAAGTACGGGTAATACACGAAGGCGTTTGCCGTGCCGCCGAAATGCAGATCCATATACAGCTCTGTTGAGGAGGTTCATGAAGTGCCGAAACGCTTGTCTGCACCGATAGTCGTCGATTTTTAACCAGCCACCGCGGTCGGGCTGCCAGGCTTGCTTCAAGGTTAGAGTGACGTCGCAAAATTCACCCCAGCTGCTGGTATCGAAGAAGTGTGATTTGGCGGATTCAAAAGGATCAGATCTAACTTCCATCGAATAGTTATGCGCCTCACCGCGGGAAAGGTTCCTTCTCGACTAATCCATGCTCGCCAGCGAGTCCGGTTCCTGAGCTGAACCTGCGAATGACGCCAGTGCTTCCATCGGTTGCCATGGCACTCTTCTCCGATCTTCTACATTCCTTAGCTGATCTCTCGAAGGGTGTTTTGATTTAGCTCACGGGAGCCTAGACGAATTAAGGCCATCAATCCAACCAGGATAGAGCAGGTCGAAGGTTGTCTCGGTCGCGACCCAATACGCTCGATTTCACCATGGAGTGAATTGCACATCTCGGTGTTGATCGGCGAATGCCGGTCATGCCGTCGCCGCGAGGCCACATACAAGGGTCACCACAAGGTCAAGATCGCCGACCTTGTATTCCCCGGCTGCGCCCAGATTAGCGCACGGGAGGCGCTACCAGCGCGTGGAAACCAACTCCGCCCGGCGTGCTTCGCGTGATCACGACGGCCTCGTTAAGCTGCTTGTCGGTCAAGACGTGGTAGTGAAACACGAGCGCGTCTTGGATCACCGGCAGCGATGCGAGCCCGGCGAATGCCGTCACCGTGCGCTTGAGCAGCAACAAATATAGAAGCAGGACGTTCATGGCTGCCCCGCTGGCCAGAGCGCGCGGACCGCCGCTGCTATCAAGAGCACTTCGATGGCTGAGAGACCCGCGACGACGTACAGCGCGAACGCGGTCGCGCCGACGATGACGACGCGGATGCGTTCGCGCCCTTTGAAGTGAGGCTTCGCAATCGTCCAGACCGTCTTGACCGTGATCGCAACCGCCGCCGCTATCGCGCCATGGATGGCAGCTTGTGCGAATTGGTTTTCCTGCCACTGACTGAATAGAGCCGTGAGCACGACGACCATGATCGTGCACGGGACCGATGCCGCCAGTAGAGCGGCGACCGCGCCGCCCATGCCGCGCAACAGCCAACCGACGCCCGTACAGAAGGCGAGAAGATTGGTGCCGGGCGTGAGGCGGCCCAAGCGCAAAGCAGAGAATGAAGCGATCTTCCGTGACCCAACGGCGCTTGCCGACCAACTCGTGATGCAGGACCGCCGTCGTGGCACTGCCGCCACCAAGCGTGAAGTTGG from Bradyrhizobium sp. Ash2021 encodes the following:
- a CDS encoding chromate transporter, translating into MGRLTPGTNLLAFCTGVGWLLRGMGGAVAALLAASVPCTIMVVVLTALFSQWQENQFAQAAIHGAIAAAVAITVKTVWTIAKPHFKGRERIRVVIVGATAFALYVVAGLSAIEVLLIAAAVRALWPAGQP